The Falco cherrug isolate bFalChe1 chromosome 18, bFalChe1.pri, whole genome shotgun sequence sequence CGTTGATGTGGGAGGCCTCTTCCTTCACTGCTGTGGGGGTCTCATCTGGCTTTGTATCTGAAGGAGTCGAGAGCAATGCAGTTCAGCCACGGGGCACCAGCACCCGTGAAAACACATCATTGTCACCATGCCCTCCCTTTGCCCTACTGTGGGCTCTTGCAGAGGAGAGGCAGCTTAAGTGCTTGGTCCTTCCCCCCAGGGCTCGCTCTTGGAAAACAGGATTGCAAGAGACTGCTAGAGAAGGGTGGCAGGCTTGGCGATCTTACAGACTAGCACGGTGTGCTGAGACCCCAAGGAGGCTGTTACTGGCCAGGCAGATTGCCTCTTCTCCCCTTTCATCAGGCAGTGACAGGGGAAGGCCACAACATTTGGAGAGCCCAGCACATTCGCAGCTCAAAGGCAATCCCTTTGCTGAGCGCagaagagagcagcagtgcctgggtTTGATGCCAGGATGGGCACCTCGCCGGCATGGCCACGGGGAGCCCAAGCACTCAGGTTGCAATGCTgcatccccagctccccaccaccccGCGCGTACCACCAACCTGGCTGCTTCTCCACACcagtttctgcctctgcttcGGCATCGGTACTCGCTGCCTCCACGGCCGGCAGCGGGGCTCGAGTGAAGGACTGCCAGGCTACCCGCAGGGACCCCAGCAAGTTGTTCTTCAGGTCCACGCTCATGCGAGTCAGCCCTTCCTTCAGCTCTGAAAGGCAGGGAGGGGTCAGTGtcgggctgggggctgcagcagctgcccagagcagggggagaggggctgcccTTCATACCTAGGTGCATTCTCTTCCTGCCTTTGTGGTGAGGCAGCAGCATGGGCTCAAACTCCAGATCTGGAACAATCATGGGCTCAATCCTGTACGCCACCGGGTCAAACTGTACGAGGAGGGGGACAGTGAGCCAGGGCTCGTGCTCCATGCGTCTCACGCAGGAAGGCTCTGGTTCTTATACCTACAGGGTGGAAGATGTTGAAGAAGCCTTTGCAGGTGGGCAGGCTGTAGTTGGGGTCTATCCGCTTTACCCCTCGCACCGTGAGAAACATCCCAATGGGAGACCCAAAAGCAAAGAAGATGGTGGGCTTGTAGTTTAGCTGAGGATAGTTTGCTGAGACCTAGGAGAGACAGagattcagttttgttttatgagACAAACTCCATGCTGGTGTTACGAGCACCTTGTCGCAGTTAGAGCACGGCACCAAGCTCGGTAGTTACCTGTCCCAAGCCAACGTCCCGGTACTGGCAGTTTCTGCCATCGTCTGTGCTGTCCGGGTTGTGCTGCGACAGGGACTGAGACGCAGCTTCGcgctccctgctgtgcccagcagctgctgctgtgctctggtCCTGCAGCAACACAAACAGGAAAccctgctggcagggctctTCCAGTGAGCCCGCACCACGGCCCATCCTACCCACCCGTGAGCAAGTACATGAGGCAGCGAGCTGCCGAGTGCCCCGTATCTTCCAGAACCACGGCGGTCTTGGCAGTGCTGTCCTACTCCAGCCAACCACCTCTCTAGCTGGCATGAACTTCAGTCTCTACTACCGTTAACAAGTCCTCCTGCTCAGGGATTGCCCTCGCAGGCCATAAGGGTAAAGTGATCCTGCAGGAGAGCAACACCCACGTCACGTGCAGGAGCAGCGAGCAGCTCTGTTGCCACAGCCAGCACGAGCCCGCAAGAGCCACCTGAGCGAGGATGGCCGAGAACGAGGAGGTTGGGGTGCTCGGCCATCGGGCTGGTGGCCCGGGTACCAGTCTGATCGTTAAGTGGGGAAGGCTGCTCCTTGTCAGAAAGCAACGGGATGTGACCTGGATGAACACAAGCCACGCAGAAGACAAACCTGCATCTCTGTCTTGGAGCTGATGTAATGAAGTATCTTCATTCTTGGTCCTAAGGGAATTCCCATTTCTTTAAGGTTTTCCTCTGTGCACAAGAACTGGAAGATAAGCAAGGCAGGTATTAGAGAGGTGTGTGCAGCGAGGGATTTCTGTTCTCTGTAgttctgctccagctgcactCCTCAGAGACATCTCATGTGCAAATGACTCAGTACCAGGGAGATGTGCAGTgggtgggaagaaaagcaaagaagaaatacaagagGTGGCAGAACAGGAGAGCTCCTTACCAGTGCTTGCCTGtccattttctccttctcaAACACATCACAATATTCAGACAGCTCCAGtttcttcaggatttcttttacttcctcGATACCCCTGTTGCTTGAGGTTGTCCTGGACCCCTGTGAACAGAGCCATCAGGGATCACGCTTTTTGCTCACTGATTTTCTCCTGGAggctccccccttccccaggcagccggAGAGCACGTACCTCTCTGCTGTGCTCATCCTCCTCGGGAGCGGCTTTCTGGTTCGTCAGGAGATCAAACAAAATGAGGGACCCTAGAAAGCAGGCGCAGGCAGACACATCAGCATCTCATCTGGGAAGAGCCCGGAGCCGTCGCCTTGCTGGGATGGAAGCCCAGaaccctccctgctcccacggTACGGTGATGCTCACGGGACCCGCGGGTGAAACCCCTTACCGAGGCTGTGCCCCGCAATGGAGACCCCCCCTTTGAAGAGTGGGTTTCTCTGCAAAAAGAGCTGGTACAGGCGGTTCATTTCAGACGCCACCGTGTCCACGATGGTCTGGCAATAGGTGGAGCTGTTGTAGAAGAAAACGTCCAGGATGGTGTCGTTGATGAAGTGACGCAGGCGATTGATGCTCGGCAAAGTGATTCGCTCCAGGTCACTATGGGGGAATGGAGGAGAGAGGGCACTGCAGTTAGGGGTGCCAGTGAACCCCACCATGTTTCTGAAGCAAAACGTAAGTTCAGAGAGGGATTGCCACCATCTTAAAGGACGTGTTGTAACTCAGACCCTTGGCTCATGCAGAGATTCAAGGCAGAGCCCAACCTGTGCTCTTACGCTCCGGGCAGGAGTAAGGAGCCTggcctttcttttcctctggagCCTAACCGGCTCTCTCCCCTTCCTAGGGCactgcacagcactgcctgaGTGCAGAAACAGGGTGCTCTGTTTCCAGAATCCTTTAACAAGGTGTGGATATCCACGATCCCTCCTGATACTAgccaggaaaaggcagaaaccTCTCCTCTCTGGCTGGATGCTGATCAGAGCAGGCACCTGCTGTGCTCTGGAAAACAGAGCTGCAAAAgagtggtggggagggggtctgGCATGGAGGTGCCCTATGGGACCCTGTCTGTCCTGCTTACCCCTGCACGCTCACGGCCCTAAACACTCACAGCTTTCCCTTTGCTTGCAGTGGCCACCAGAAAAAGCAGCGTTTGTACAGGTGGCGGCTGTCTGTGTGCTCTGCCGTTCCCATGGACACCGGCACGGGAGGAGATGGCTGTCTGGGACACTTACACATCCACCCCGGTGGAGTGGAGGGAGCTGTGCCAGTTCACAGGTAGGAACTCCACCCGGCCGATCTGTTGTTGCTCCTGGGCCTTCTTGAAGTGCGCTTGCAGCATGCTCAGGGAAACATTCCTGAAGTCATTCACTGGAAAAAAGCATGAACTCATACTGAGATCCACCAGGCTACAGGGCAAGCATGCTGCATCAACAACACTTAATAAGATAAAAGAAAAGATCATTACCAGGGGAAATCCCACCAGGGTCTTTAATCTGCTGCGGCTACCCTAAGACCTTGAATCTTTAACTACAAGATCAGGGGAAGGCTCCATGTCCTTACATGTGTGTTTACTGGATTTCACCGTCCCATCTGTAACAAGCCTCCTTTCCACATGCAGAGGGCTTTAACGCAGCAGTCAGGATAAGAAAGGTACTTtcaggaattttttaaaaaaatcaatctgtTGTGAAGATGCATGTGTTAGAAAGGGAATCGAGGAGGTGAACTTGAAATTACTCAGTTCTGAGGGAGAAAGGctgattttcatttcacatgGTCAGCAGCCATGAAAATAGTTTCATCAGATGAACATATAGAAGAATGGACTGCATTAAAGCACACATACATCTTAAAGGAGCTAAAGATAGTCTGCTGTGAAAAATCTCAGCTCCCTTGATTTTTACAGGTTAAATCATGTCAGGCTTCCAGGCAGTTTCAGTGATAACCTATCCTACAGAACTGAAGCACTCTGACCAAATAATAATGAACAGGTCAGACCAGAGTTACTTGGGTTAGTACCCTGTCTCCAGTATTGATCAACGGTGGATGATTAGAGGAGTGTCTAAGACCAGCAATACTTCTCGCACAGTCTCCTAACCTCCAGGCATTTGCAGCTTGGGGGTTTCCTGAGCCAGAGGCAGCATCCCTGATTTTGATCCAAAATCACTCCACAGGCTGCTGGATGGGGTATCGTCTGTTAGACTTCACCCCGTGAGATTAACCCGTAGCAATAGACTGAGCAGGTTACTAATTAGTTTAGCAGGTTTAGACAGTTACTTGGAAAATCTGTATCCAATTTGGGAAACTCTCTAttttgagcagcagcagaacacagTGATGAAAAGTGGTTACCCAAACCTTTCCAGATGGAAGGATTTAATGGGTTAGTGAGCACTGCATTCATGCTCCCCACTGCAGTCAGCAAATTTGTCTGTGCAGCTTGCCAACGTGAGCATCGGGATGGTTTGAATGCACTCTTGACAGCATTTCACATTGTCCAGGCAGATGAGGGTTTACTGGCTCTGCTAAAAGCAGCGTATGGGAAGAGCACCCCAGCCAGGCTCCACACCTACCACACTGGACGATGCTCCTGAACCGAATGTCGCATGCTGGGCCGATACCGTGCACCACGAAAACCAAGTGGTCAATTTGCAGCGGCTCTCctaaggaggaaagaagagttCAGAGCACATGCCCTGCGGGAGACATTGCTTAATAGGGAACTGACCCACTGAAACCACATGCTCTGCAGGAGAGTGGAGCTTCCCATCCTTGCCTCAGCCCACGTAAAAAAACCCTGGAGTTAGTGCCTGAATTGTATGCCTAAAGGGTAGTGGGATTTCTCACGTTTCTGAAGGGTTTGTCCTACTAAATTCAGCTGCCCACCCTGGAATGGATTCGGATCAACAGGACAGTAGAGGAAGATGAGGTGGCTTGTCCCTGCTCCTGTCACCATCCTCACTTCAGCAGCAGTGGATGCTCCTCACAGTTCACTCCCACCCGCCCATGGGACACGTAAGAACAGAAGCAGGCAGGACCAGGAGGACTCAGtgcagctgccctgtgctcagcccgctctgctgagctgcctggCCCCCACGTCGCTGCATCCCTCAGGTAGGCACCAGGTGGAGTTATGTCTTGTTCTCTGCTTCCCACACACCTGAGTTTGCATGCCTGCTTTCCTCACGGCATGCACGCTGCATGGGAAATGAAGGGGTTAGATGGGAGTAAACTGCCTGTCCTCACCGCAGGGACAAGTCCTGAGAGCTCAGGgacagctgggagggggcagagctGACACACAGCTTCAGAGATGGGAAGAGCACGTGCCCCAGAAAGTCACCAGCATGTAGATAAGTGACAAACCCCTGTGTCCCTACCATGGAAAGAAACTCTCCTCCTTTACAAACATACACACCAAGACCTCAGGGGTAATTTTAGGCACAGCAGTGCTTTCAGCAGCTCTCGGTGCAGGAGCTGGAAACGCACCGCCTTCTCCCCATgtgtctgctgcctctgcacGTTCATTTACACTGCGGGCTCTCTGGTGCTAGGGAGGTTTCTGAAAACCATTCAGTTCCTTTCAGCACAAAATTTTTAGATGTGCGCTTCATTTAAAGGATCATGGAAGTTTCTGTCAGTCTTTTTGAGTAACAGGTTGGAAAACAGACCATAGCTTTGGATTGGTGGAGGCGGGGGAGAAGCGAGCTCACCGTTGGGGATTTCGGCAGCAATGTTTTCCACTCCTCTCTTCACAGTCCGAGGTCGACCTTGTTCTGTAGGAGTTGAGCCCCAGTCATCAGAAGTGGCAACTGGATGGTAGTGCACCATCAGCTTGTAAACAAGAAGAGCCTGTCATTAAGCTGCATTGCATACTGTGGTTAAGCAGAGGAGAAATTTTGCTACAACAGCTGGTAGGTGATAAGGGGTGGTACCAGACCGTGCTGTCTGATAGGAGCCATTTGcacagagagagggaaaggcgcattgaaaagaaacaatgtgTGAAGCAGACTGCTGGCATTGCCCTCTCCCCTGGTGCCGGTAGGCGGGGGGaatgctgtttggaaaaaatagaTTGCTCAGCAGACATGgttaaaagaaacagcataaaGACAGGCCCTCAAGAACTGAAGGGATGTCCTTGTTGGTCAACACAAAGATCACAGGCTCTCCTCACCTTTGGGTTGTGCAAGATAATGATTTCTCTGCTAGGAGATTCCAGTTTCTTCTTCCACTCATCCAGGGTCACAGCAATCATGTAAGCTTCCTAGGGAAAAGAACACCCTCTGTGAGTCAGCAGAAAGTATTCCATGAATATTCAACCACTTGGGATGTTCCCACCCATTTTATGGTACCTCTTATCAAAACACTTCgaaaaagaggcagagaaatcaGGCAGGTcaagctggaggagcagggtcACCTGAGTATCACCTGCTAGAGAGTTTCCAAGAAGGCCTCGCTTTAACAGCAGACTTCCCCATCAATTTAGAATTGTAGTTGTTGGTACAtcagaaaacagattattttaaaaaatatattttcttatacatatatctatataaatCTACAAATGcatctttccaaagaaaagtcTCCATCTTAACAGCGCAGACCACTGAAGTCTCTAACACTACACATTGTTCAGTGGGTCCCCGTAACGAtgatttctctttcttgcaTTCACCCCTCCCTTGACTCTGGTGAAACTATGAGCGTAGTAAGGATGATCCTCACAAGGAGAGTCAAACTGAAGTTAGAGCAGATAGGGTCAACacaacagagcagagctgctaaAAGCGAGGCTGCAAGCGAGACCAGAGCCGCACAGCATGCCAAGAGCACCTGGGCACTTAAACAGGTAGCAGAAGGATGCTGATGCAGCTGGAcgagggcaggaggaaggagaggctgcccagccacagccatCAGGGAGGGAGACAGTGGCAGTGTTTACAGTTATGTTAATCAGCTGTGAAAACACCATGCCAAAGCCTCTTTTGAGTTCATGTCCTCAGGCGGCACCAGTTGCCCCATATGGAGTTTGGGACAAAAGGGCCAGTATTTGACAATGAGAAGCCAAGATGCTTCTCAGGAAGACTGATGCTACCCGGAAAGGCATGTTTACCTCCAGTTCTTCACTGAAGGTCTCCGAGTAGGGAATATACTTATTGTCCTTGTCTCCCTTGTAAAACCAGGTGCAGCGGCGCACTTCAGATACCTCCTCCTCCCAGTATACTGCAACGCGCTGCCTCTTCTTCAGATGCACGTCGTACCTGCCTCCTGACGTTGGGACAACCAGATCTTCTTTGCCTCTCCCTGTGGGAACCAAGGCCTGAAATTAATTGTGAGAGGACCAGAAAACTATGCTACTGGAAAGCTATGTACCACGCCAGAGCAGAGGGATGAGACTTGGAGCaccttctgcaggcagcacacaCAAGCATGTATGAGCAATGGCAGTAGACACCAATGTTGTCCATACCCGAGCACGGAGAACCACGTCAATGGGCATCCTAGGAGAGATGCCCCAAGTCAGACTTCCCCCAGAGGCAGAAGGTAAGATGAAGGCATTAAGCTACAGCCGTCTTCCTCTCTAGTTCAGGCACAGGCTCATGTGGACTCTTCCTGCCTCATATAGATGGTAAAACATGAATTTGTGGCCCTGGGAAGCACATTGTGTAACGCTGGAGGTGCAGGTCTCCAGGTCTCTAAGCCATTCCCCTCTAAAATGCAGAACTCTGCGCAGATCCCAGTATGGACTTCAAATCCTGTTAATTCTGCTGCCTTTTGGGTCTGCCCGCTGGCCAGGCTGCCGGCAGAGCACCCTCCGCCAGGCCATGCTCGGCtctgctgtggcacagaggACGGTGGCACAGCCTCTAATCCAAAGGTTCCTTGGAGATGGAGGACAGGAGCAACCCTTGGGCAGTCAGTGCTCTGCCCGCAGCCGTCAGCAGGAGCGGTGCTTTAAGCGCAGTCCTGGCAGTGGGTCGCACAGACAGGGGCCCTTTGGCAGCACGAGGGGCTCACTGCAAGCAGTGCCACTCAGCAGACCCCGCTGGCGGGGCAGCAcccccaggagcaggcaggcaggccaCCATGTATCTACGAGGGACATCTCCCCAGTGGAATTCTCCATCGTGCTAGCACCCTCCCATCCACACCGGGAGGGTGCCTGGCACGATGATTATCTATAATTTAGAGCATATATCAAATGAATGAGGCCAGACCATCTGATGCATCCAAACAGCTTAGTTATTCACACGTTTACAGCTGTAGGAGTAGGCACACTGCCAAAAAAGTCCCGGTTTAAGATTCCCGAGGGAAAATTTTGCATCCCAGGTGGAAGCCATGGATGTGTCCTGGGAATTTCCCTCTGATACCCGGACGGCGCTTCCCCTGAGCACACACCTGAGGCTCTCCCACTGACCTTACCAGGCCAGGTCCTTACAGTGATTTTAAGAGCAGGGACTAGGTATTTATAATCAAAGggcaatttaaaaatagaagtgatGGACGCTGAAGGCAAGCAGTGCTGCgcaccccccccagcccgtggcGGTGGATGGAGCTTTACCTGCCGTTCCTGACGGGGCAGCCCCTACCCACGGGTGGTCTCACCCTACCTGAGCCGTGAGCCGCCTCCAGCCTCTCCGAGTCCTGCATGCTGAAGGGGATCCATCGCTCCCTGGAATCCATGACCTTGCAGTAAAACCAGTGGGGAACAACCGCCTCGTATCTGCTGGCGGCGTCCGGCTCCGCAGcctcggcggcggcgggcggggggggctgcgcCTGTTGCTGCTGCGGGGCCGACATGATGCTCCTGCCGGGAGACGGGCGCCGGTGGGTGAATCCCCGGCGCTTCAGCAACGCTTATCCCGaggacaccccccacccccgcccaatcccgcccgccgcggcgggggcgcccGGCCGGGTGGCTGCAGCCGCACACACGCGTGTCCGGGGGAGCGCCCCCGCCCCGagcgccgccgcggccccgctccgcAGGCGGATGCTCCGGCGGCGCAGGCCCggctcccggcccggccccggcgcccgCCCAGCCCGGGGCGGCGCAacccggcccgccccgccgcggctgcCGTCACCgtgggggcgggcggggagagCGGGGCCTGCCGGCCGCGGCGGCCTGGGCCCCTGCCTGCGGCCTGGCCCGCGGCCCTGCCTgcggctgctgcccctgcctgtgggctctgccccctgcccacagccctgtcTGCAGCCCTGCCCACAGACCCTGCCTGCAactgctgcccctgccttgcAGCTCTGCTTGTAACCCTTGCCTGCAACCCCTGCTTGCAGCTGcggcccctgcccgctgcccctacctgcagctctgcctgcaacCGCTGCCCgcaagccctgcctgcagccctgcccacagctgcaacccctgccagcagcccctgcctgcaagCCCTGCCCGCAGCCACAGCTCTCGGGAGGGTTGCGCAGCCCTTGCAGCTGGCAGCGGCCCGAGTGGATCCATGCCCAAATGCCATCGCAGGCACACGATGCACAGCGTTAATTAGGACTCTGTGGCCTAGGTCTTGATTTCAGGCTGATCATTATGCCCCTAAGCCGGATGCGGGTGGGCAGGGGTGCGCAGTGTCGGCACAGCATCACTCAGAAGCATGTACCTTCATGCCAGTTGCCTCCCACACGCAGCATGGACAAGCACTTGAACATAGGGCGCTCTGGAGCAGAAACCATGGGACACTGGTTTAGCGTTTGTTTTTCAGTCCTTCTGTGCCTCTTCTGCCTTACTGGAGATTGAGAAACCCTCTTCTGGTGGCAGGTGCTGCCCGTAGAAGCAACAGGCAATCCCAGAATAAGGGTTTGGTTTCTGTAAAGATGAGCCTTATGATAAATACAGACACAGTTTCTAATTTGGGGTTTTGCGGTGTGGGTGGATGCTCTAAGATAAACCGGTTGCCAGGAATTGTCATCCCAGTGCTCATCTCCACCATGGCAGTTACTGGCTAGGGAGACTAATGGCTAGAAGTGCTAAAATCCTCAGGTTTGCATCTGTAGAGCAAATGGCCACAAACCTTGTCCATCCAGCCTTCCCTGCGTGGGGCCCACGCCAGCTCGGCACTgacacagctcctgcctgtgcctctgctgcagcGTCTTTCTCCTTTCAGATCGCCATCCGAGCTGTGACCCACTTTGGTTCTGCGTTGAAGGAGACAAAAAGCGGTGGGGACAGATGCAGTTATGTCAGTGGGAgttttctgcaggctgcagtgtggaagGTATGCCCTGATCCCTGCTCTCAGTTTGGCTTAGCCTGGGGGGAAACGCATAAAACCCTCCATCTGCCCGAGGGATGCAGAAAACGTTGTATGCAGCCATGTCTTCTCACAGAACAGTTTAAATAACCAGCCCTGCTGGAATGAGAGTCTGCCATTTCAGCCCATTTTTTGATGTTCTTTCATGTGCTTTTAGCTAGAGGTTTATATAACCCTCTGCCAAGTCCTTCCTACATGTAGGGGCTTAAGttccagaaaaggaaatattgtAGAGGAGTAGGTTACTTTGATAGGTTCAGCACCAAAACACCAGAGGAGAAACccacctccttccttcttcccagatTTTGTCTGGCTTGTATGCCAGACACATACTTTCAGTTTTTTCTCAGGAACAGATAAAGGTATCATTCTTACCACGTCTCCACAAGCAGGAAACCTTTGTCCCAGTCCACAGAGCACTGGTGATACAGCAGCTGAGTgcacagtttttttcttctctcctagCTGACTGCATTGCAGTGCTACTGAGTTTGCAAGGTATCAGGATTGCCTCCACACTCCTCCTTGCACAGCTAGAACCTACTTACCTCTTTTCCCTGGCGACAGACAGGGGAGGGAAATGAGTATCAGAGCAAACAGGATGCAACAAACAATGCAGTTTTGTTCCTGATGCAATTCTGCTactgaaacaaatacagaaggTTTCAGCCAGGCCCATGGATTCCGGACTAACTTAGGGTGGCTGCTGGCTTCTTCTTTTCATGTACCTGTAAGCAGTGACTTACTGCAGCCTTCTGATAACACCATGTCctcaaaaaagcagcagggctGACACAACGGCGCCCTGTTTGTCTGTGGCCACCTTCCTCAAGCGACAGTAGCAGCAAGGGCTGTGAAAGCCCATGGGTGGCGGCGAGGGAgacctgccctggggctggtggctgtggtgtTTGTGTAGCAGCTCTGGGGGCTGCATGCAGGGTCAAAGCCAGGCTGCAGTTCTGTCCATTCTTGGTGTGGTTGTATAAAGGGGTTGATTTGGCAAAGTGGGGGGAGACTTTATTGCCAGGAGGGGTGTGAAGAAGGACAGCCTCCGCAGCTCTCTGGTGTAGCAGTCCCTGTGCACTGACTGACGAGCTGAATGCTTTCACATTCTCTGCTGAAGCATGACTTACACCATCTCTTGCAACAGCAAATTGCAGACTTCGGCTAGATCCTGCACAAAGGGTATCCAGACCTTCATTTCAACAGCTGTGCCAAccaaataagaaaacaaatgtggtAACAGAGGAAGGAGTGAGCTCTCTGGTAATTCTCTAAAGAGCACAAACGTGGTGAGACTGTGGCCTGGGCTTGGTGCTGAACCTGAAACGGCAGAAGGGCAAAGTGGCAGGGTAGCGTGGTCACACTTttccccagggctggctccGCTCCCAAATACGAGTTACAGGAATCAAACATGCATCCACCTCCAGCAGAAAGGAGTGCCTTCAAGGCAGGTACAGGTGGCTTCAGAGCTCAGTCATGCCCCGAGCACCAAAGAGAAGTCTAGCAGAggcttttctcccttcctgcaTCACCAGTACTCCCCTTCCAGCCTTCTCTTCACCTCCTGAGAACACAGGCTCCGCTGCAGCCTTTGCCTCTTGCAAAGCATGGTTCAGGCTCCCATCCGCATATTGCGAGCTCAGTGGCTCATCCCACTCTGCCAGCTGGATTTTTCAGTTCTTGACTTTTCTAGAAAGTGAAAAGTTAGGTCTCTTTGGGTACTTACAttctttctttaccttttcGTCTCCTTCATAGCCTTCTATAGGCAAACTTGTGGGGAATGCTAAAGGATCAGAATAGGACTTAGTAAATCTGAAAGTGAATCTGCTAGAATCCTGTAGCACAAGGACTTGGCTTTCTGCCCCCACACCGAGTGTTTCTTCAGAGCAGTTGATGGGTTTTGTTGCCTGTATTACCTTTCCaaaaaaaaactaaagaaaGTTATTACTGTATCAAGCTAATTCAATGAACCTGCAGCAGTCTCTTGGGAAAGATTTCAGAACACTTACATGCAGCACTTAAGAAGCCTTTCAACCATAAGATAAAACAAAAGAGATAGAGACACCATAGCGCTTCTCTTCATTCCTCTGGGTTTAAAGAGCCACTGGTAGCAAGGCTGGCTGTGTGGAAACCATCCCCGCCACGAGTATTTTcacaagaagaaacaaaaccaaagcacagaTTAATTCCTGGAGATGCTGCTGACACTGCTGCCTTTCTCAGAGAAAGAAAGGTGGCATTCACTGGAGCCAGGCCATTGCTTTCTGTACGCACCGCGAACCGGGATAGTGACAGGGCATCAGTATGTTTATTGTGATCTGCTTTATCTCCCAGTATAGCCACTGATCATCAGAAGTCAGATTTCATACTGCAGCCGAAGCACAGATAGCTTGGTctgcctgctctctgcctgacaagaggacaaaataaaacagcagccAAGCGTTTACCCATCCCAAGACATTCAGCTCTTTCCTGGCTCACCTTGGACATGGTTGGTTGTGCACGATCTTGCCACATGAGATCATGAACACATCCGAGCTGCAAAGGTCAGTCCCGTGCACACAGCCCCATCTGGGAATGATGTGGGATCTGCTAGGTGCCTTCAGGACgtcagctggctgtcagcctGCAGAGGGTATGGTCAGAGCCCTCCCAGCCTTGGCCGCACCAAGACCCCTTCCAAAACACAGCCACAGGCCCTAGAGCCACGGCTGAAGGCTCCTGGAGCATCTGCACTGCTTGGGAGGTGATGGGGGCCGCTGTACCCCGGCATCCCCCGACAAGCATTCTTAGAAGTGACTCGCAGCACCCACCCCTAACCTCGGCCAGTGAGACAGCCTGGCTGTCGTTTTGGTTACAGGCAGGTCTAAATTACACAGCCTTGCCTACAGCCTCTCTTGAAAGAAATGAGACTTTGAGACATCttaatta is a genomic window containing:
- the DDHD2 gene encoding phospholipase DDHD2 yields the protein MSAPQQQQAQPPPPAAAEAAEPDAASRYEAVVPHWFYCKVMDSRERWIPFSMQDSERLEAAHGSGRGKEDLVVPTSGGRYDVHLKKRQRVAVYWEEEVSEVRRCTWFYKGDKDNKYIPYSETFSEELEEAYMIAVTLDEWKKKLESPSREIIILHNPKLMVHYHPVATSDDWGSTPTEQGRPRTVKRGVENIAAEIPNGEPLQIDHLVFVVHGIGPACDIRFRSIVQCVNDFRNVSLSMLQAHFKKAQEQQQIGRVEFLPVNWHSSLHSTGVDVDLERITLPSINRLRHFINDTILDVFFYNSSTYCQTIVDTVASEMNRLYQLFLQRNPLFKGGVSIAGHSLGSLILFDLLTNQKAAPEEDEHSREGSRTTSSNRGIEEVKEILKKLELSEYCDVFEKEKMDRQALFLCTEENLKEMGIPLGPRMKILHYISSKTEMQDQSTAAAAGHSREREAASQSLSQHNPDSTDDGRNCQYRDVGLGQVSANYPQLNYKPTIFFAFGSPIGMFLTVRGVKRIDPNYSLPTCKGFFNIFHPFDPVAYRIEPMIVPDLEFEPMLLPHHKGRKRMHLELKEGLTRMSVDLKNNLLGSLRVAWQSFTRAPLPAVEAASTDAEAEAETGVEKQPDTKPDETPTAVKEEASHINVGRLNGGNRIDYVLQEKPIESFNEYLFALQGHLCYWESEDTVLLVLKEIYQTQGITLDQPLPGSQ